The stretch of DNA CGGATTCAAGGGATGTTCGGGCCTGCCTTTTGGTTGGGTGGGGTTTGCTGCCTGCGTCACGGtctggtggtggtggtggtggtggtggtttaCCTGCGATAATaatcagaaaataaaataaacaaattgagAACAAAGTCATAATAtaagaaatagaattttaaggtaagatttgatttgatttgattaggGGCATTGAGATGAAGACTATGTAAAACCGTGGTTTGATTGCTTCATCCTCCTCAAACCTCATATCAAACTCCTAACAAATAGTAATTGCGATTTATAAGCCTATTTTTGTTTGCTTGCTTTGTTTGTTTTGAACGTTTTTCAACAAGCGCCTGGGAGTATTATTGTGTCCGATCGGcaataataaataactactagttatatatgaatttaagataattattaGCATGTGACATGGCAGAATGAATATTTGTggcaataattattaattaattaattaatgtgaagcATGGGCTAGGGGCGTCGAGCGTGAACGGCGTTATACCGTAGgcacaagaaagaagaaatagcgCCGCCTCCATTCTCCACGGAGGGAGCGGCGAAAAAGAAGGATGGCAAGGGCAGGGGGAATAACCAACGCAGTGAACGTAGGGATCGCAGTGCAAGCCGACTGGGAGAATCGGGAGTTCATTTCTCACATTTCCCTCAATGTTCGTCGCCTCTTCGACTTCCTCGTCCAATTCGGTAAtttacttctctctctctctctctctctctctctctcgcagtAACAAATtcgttcttcttccttttttgatATCTTGTATTGTATTGCAGCGCTTCAGAATTGAATCCGTTCAGCTTTTTTTGGTCCCTTTTTTTAGTCTTGTAGAGAGCCTTTGAACTGATATTTCATCCTCCTGCTTGTCGTTAATGGCTTTACCATTGTTCGTAGGTCCGCCCATCTACACATCTATTCGTTACAGTTAATTTTTCGATCACGAATTTGTAGTTTTATGGCGGCTTTGGATTGTTCCATCAGATCCAAACGCCCCTCCACGAAATTTTGAAGCGGATCTAAAACCTAATTACGTTTTGGGACTATTGTCCGATTTTATTTCTTTGTGGTGGAATGCCCTCCCTGTTTCCTTTTTGTTTCGTTCTGATGAATTTTCTGTTTCGGGATTGCAATGTGACGTGTTAATTGGGCAATCTGAATTCAAGGGGACATCTGGAAGAGTTGTTAATTAGTGCAATCTGATCTTATTCGTTGTGAGGTTTCTCAATTCAAGGAACGCAATGCAAAATGTTGTTCTAGACCTTTAACTGGTTTGGTGAGGTTAGGGATCAACTATAACTCAAGGACCGTTGCTTGGCTGAATGATTACATCCAGGAACTGCAATGCTTCATGCAATATCATTTTTGACGTAGTTGTTTTGGATTTAGGATTAGAGAATTCCACCAAATCAATTTTGGATCTAAATCTAATATTCAGAAGAGCAGGTCCTAGCACTGAAATTCGCTATCAAATAGGGCATGGCTGAAACCAGCATTTAAGTCTGCTAGTTCTCAAAGTCACTGTTAATTAATTGCTGGAATTAGTTTGGATatcaaacattttctttttctttccttttcttttcttttttgcttggtTGGATATCAAACATTTTCACATGTAATTGTTGTATCTTGTTTCTTCAATCCTTTTTCAGAGGCTACAACAAAGAGCAAACTAGCATCACTAAATGAGAAGCTTGATATACTAGAGCGGCGTCTTGAACTGCTTGAAGTCCAAGTGGGTACTGCAGCGGCCAACCCTTCTTTGTTTAACACCTGATGTTTGGGATTGTTGTACTTTTAAAAAGAACCAGCTTGCCTGTAAGCTACTCTTATCTGGAATCTGGACAGATTGCTTGGTCTTGGAATCCAGTGTGACACTGTATATCCATGCCTGCTATGCTTTCCATGTCTCAAATTTTTGAAGAACATATGTCATGTATGGGTTTTTACTGTAGTATATATATTTCAAGAAGTTGTGAAGCTGCTTTTCAGATGTGACATAATTGGAAGTTGATTCTATGTTTTGGCTGTGCTTGATACCCTTTTCTATTGTCAACGTAAGTGTCTTGCAATGCCTGTTCAAGGGTATCGCCAATACAATTTGAAGGAATGTTGATGGTTGCGGTTAAAAATAAAGGAACAAAAGAAAACCACTCTTTATTAAACTATATACAACTTAATAGTCTTCTCCTATCCTTTTGGGTTGCTTATGATATTCACAAGTATTTCACGGTTTCTATAGTGCGACTTTTAGTCATCTTGACTTAGATTCTTTTTTATTCAAGTTCATGAAGATTGGCTAGGCACCTCATTATAATATTTGcatgaattttcattttgttaataaaatgaaTGATGTAGGCACGGTATATGTGGATAAGGTTCCTAAATTACGTAAATGGGATTGCAGAGCCATATGTTGTCAGGTTGAGTTGATGTTGTTCCTCAGAATTGAATTAAtagtttttgtttaaaaatattactatgttcttttaattagttaatttgtaTGAGTATATTAAAGATGACCTTTTTCAtgattaaatttgaaaaataaactataaatatataataattatgtcTAAATACTAAAAAGAACTGTTTTAAATGTATCCTGAATTCTGATCATAATCT from Diospyros lotus cultivar Yz01 chromosome 6, ASM1463336v1, whole genome shotgun sequence encodes:
- the LOC127803498 gene encoding protein BRICK 1, whose protein sequence is MARAGGITNAVNVGIAVQADWENREFISHISLNVRRLFDFLVQFEATTKSKLASLNEKLDILERRLELLEVQVGTAAANPSLFNT